A single genomic interval of Lacrimispora sphenoides JCM 1415 harbors:
- a CDS encoding potassium channel family protein → MKSVLIIGLGRFGHHLCLNMARLGNDVMIVDQKEECLEDLLPYVTSAKIGDCTNETVLKSLGIANFDLCFVCIGTNFQSSLEITSLVKELGGRRVISKANRDIHAKFLLRNGADEVIYPDRDIAEKLAVRYSTDHVFDYIELTPEYSIYEIPPLPEWVHKSIREADIRNRYHISVLGIKREGRAQLMPPADYVIQAQEHLMVIGKREHIEHILKELK, encoded by the coding sequence ATGAAATCAGTATTAATTATTGGACTTGGCCGGTTTGGCCATCATCTGTGTCTTAATATGGCGAGGCTTGGAAATGATGTTATGATCGTGGACCAGAAGGAAGAGTGCCTGGAAGACTTACTTCCATATGTAACCAGCGCAAAGATTGGTGACTGTACCAATGAAACGGTATTAAAAAGCCTGGGAATCGCAAATTTCGATCTGTGTTTTGTATGTATCGGAACGAATTTCCAGAGTAGTCTGGAGATCACCAGTCTGGTAAAGGAACTGGGAGGCAGAAGAGTGATCAGTAAGGCCAACCGTGACATCCATGCCAAATTCCTGCTGAGAAACGGAGCGGATGAAGTCATTTATCCGGACCGGGACATTGCAGAAAAGCTGGCCGTCCGCTACAGCACGGATCATGTGTTTGACTATATTGAGCTAACTCCGGAATACTCGATCTACGAGATCCCGCCTCTTCCGGAATGGGTGCATAAATCCATAAGGGAAGCGGATATCAGAAACCGGTATCACATCAGTGTCCTGGGAATCAAGCGGGAGGGCAGGGCCCAGCTCATGCCGCCGGCAGACTATGTAATCCAGGCTCAGGAGCATTTGATGGTGATTGGCAAAAGAGAGCATATTGAGCATATATTAAAGGAACTAAAGTAA
- a CDS encoding PTS transporter subunit IIC, with amino-acid sequence MEKCGVKEFLKRKNVTITVQTYLIDALGAMAFGLFASLLIGTIFGTLGQQFNLTIFNVIADYAKSATGAALGVAIAYALHAPALVLFSAATVGIAGNTLGGPVGALAATVVATELGKIVSKETRLDILVTPGVTIISGVLIAQSVGPGVAGFMNWFGILVKTSTELQPFFMGILVSALIGIALTLPISSAAICIALSLDGLAGGAATAGCCAQMIGFAVLSFRENGVGGLMAQGLGTSMLQMGNIVKNPKVWIAPTLTSMITGPIATMVFQLKNIPAGSGMGTCGLVGPIGVYTAMRGGTFMWLGILMVCFLLPAVLTLLFGEILRKIGWIKYGDLTLDLK; translated from the coding sequence ATGGAAAAATGCGGCGTAAAAGAGTTCCTGAAAAGGAAAAACGTCACAATTACTGTCCAGACCTATCTCATTGATGCATTGGGTGCTATGGCATTTGGCCTTTTTGCGTCTCTTTTGATCGGAACCATATTCGGTACTCTGGGCCAGCAATTCAATCTCACTATTTTCAACGTGATCGCGGATTACGCGAAAAGTGCTACCGGCGCGGCCCTTGGAGTTGCCATCGCCTATGCCCTCCACGCCCCTGCTTTAGTTCTTTTTTCCGCAGCAACCGTTGGAATTGCCGGCAATACTCTTGGCGGGCCTGTGGGCGCTCTCGCTGCAACGGTGGTTGCCACGGAACTTGGGAAGATCGTTTCAAAGGAAACGAGGCTGGACATTCTGGTCACCCCCGGAGTGACCATCATCTCCGGAGTTCTCATTGCACAGTCCGTAGGACCGGGCGTAGCTGGCTTTATGAACTGGTTTGGCATACTTGTGAAAACATCTACTGAATTACAGCCATTTTTTATGGGAATCCTGGTATCTGCTCTGATCGGCATCGCTCTCACCCTGCCCATCAGCAGCGCTGCCATCTGTATCGCCTTATCTCTTGATGGTCTGGCAGGGGGAGCTGCCACAGCCGGCTGCTGTGCGCAGATGATCGGCTTTGCCGTCCTTTCCTTCCGGGAAAACGGGGTAGGCGGCCTTATGGCTCAGGGTCTTGGCACCAGCATGCTGCAAATGGGAAACATTGTGAAGAATCCAAAGGTCTGGATCGCCCCCACCCTTACTTCTATGATAACCGGCCCCATCGCCACCATGGTATTCCAGCTAAAAAACATTCCGGCAGGCTCCGGTATGGGAACCTGCGGGCTGGTAGGTCCCATCGGTGTCTACACGGCAATGAGAGGCGGGACCTTTATGTGGCTTGGAATCCTCATGGTCTGCTTCCTACTGCCCGCCGTTCTCACTCTCTTGTTTGGTGAAATACTTAGAAAAATCGGCTGGATTAAATACGGAGACTTAACACTTGATTTAAAATAA
- a CDS encoding GTP-binding protein: protein MSNTDKMDDDFMPVFLINGFLEAGKTQFLQFTMEQDYFQSDEKTLLIVCEDGETEYDQALLKRTRTAGVFIESIEELNPDRLLELELLYNPERVLIEWNGMWNLDELKLPDDWRIYQQITLIDMSTFELYSANMKPLLYSMVRNSEMVICNRCDGIEDLSGYRRTLKAMCPKGEIVFEDSEGEVNEIPEEDLPYDLGADVVSISPEAYGIWYLDCMERRDRYEGKTVEFTAMVLKTPDFPKNYFVPGRMAMTCCEDDMTFLGFVTKAREARELETKQWVRVKAKIAYEFWRDYEGEGPVLYAESVVPAQPIKGFVQF from the coding sequence ATGAGCAACACAGATAAAATGGATGACGACTTTATGCCGGTATTCCTCATAAATGGATTTTTGGAAGCTGGAAAAACCCAGTTCCTTCAGTTCACCATGGAGCAGGATTATTTTCAGTCTGACGAGAAGACTCTGCTGATTGTTTGTGAAGACGGTGAAACTGAATATGACCAGGCCCTGTTAAAGCGCACCAGGACAGCTGGAGTGTTTATAGAAAGCATAGAGGAACTGAACCCTGACAGGCTTTTGGAGTTGGAACTGCTTTATAATCCGGAGCGGGTTTTGATCGAGTGGAATGGAATGTGGAATCTGGATGAGCTAAAGCTTCCTGATGATTGGAGAATCTATCAGCAGATTACCCTGATCGATATGTCCACCTTTGAATTGTATTCTGCCAATATGAAACCTTTGCTGTATTCCATGGTCCGTAATTCGGAGATGGTTATATGCAACCGCTGCGACGGAATCGAAGATTTATCCGGCTACCGGCGGACCCTAAAGGCCATGTGCCCCAAGGGAGAGATCGTATTTGAAGATTCTGAGGGAGAGGTCAATGAGATCCCGGAGGAAGATCTGCCTTATGATTTGGGAGCAGACGTAGTGAGCATTTCACCGGAAGCCTATGGGATCTGGTATCTTGATTGTATGGAAAGACGGGACCGTTATGAGGGAAAGACTGTGGAATTTACCGCTATGGTTTTGAAAACTCCTGATTTCCCCAAAAATTATTTTGTGCCGGGACGTATGGCAATGACCTGCTGCGAGGATGATATGACCTTTTTAGGCTTTGTCACCAAGGCAAGGGAAGCCAGAGAGCTGGAAACAAAACAATGGGTCCGTGTCAAGGCAAAGATTGCATATGAGTTCTGGAGAGATTATGAAGGAGAAGGCCCCGTGTTGTATGCGGAGTCTGTGGTTCCGGCTCAGCCGATTAAGGGATTTGTGCAGTTTTAG
- a CDS encoding CobW family GTP-binding protein yields the protein MTKIDIISGFLGAGKTTFIKKLLQEAIAGEQVVLIENEFGEIGIDGGFLKDAGVEIREMNSGCICCSLVGDFGKSLEEVLTKYHPDRVIIEPSGVGKLSDVMKAVIDVASEVEVTLNSAVTIVDAQKCRMYRKNFGEFFNNQIENAGTIVLSRTDIAPADKVDQALQIIRELNPKASVVTTPCDELSGKQLLEIIEKPDTMAEDLMKELKEHRHHQDEGCGCGGHHHDHNHVHGEECGCGGHHHDHEESECGCGGHHHDHEKSECGCGGHHHDHHEHGEDCGCGHDHDHHADEVFCSWGLENVAPMSKEELDKILDELAYGDSFGDVLRAKGMIPGEEKGTWLYFDLVPEQYEIRNGAPEYTGKVCVIGANLKEEELKKSFER from the coding sequence ATGACAAAAATTGATATTATATCCGGTTTCCTTGGAGCCGGGAAAACTACTTTTATTAAGAAGCTGCTGCAGGAAGCCATAGCCGGAGAGCAGGTTGTCCTGATTGAAAATGAATTTGGTGAGATCGGTATTGACGGAGGCTTTTTAAAGGATGCGGGAGTTGAGATCCGGGAGATGAATTCCGGCTGTATCTGCTGCTCTCTTGTAGGTGATTTCGGCAAATCCCTTGAGGAAGTGCTGACAAAGTACCATCCGGACCGTGTGATCATTGAGCCGTCAGGAGTAGGAAAGCTATCTGATGTGATGAAAGCGGTTATTGACGTTGCTTCTGAGGTGGAGGTGACCTTAAACAGTGCGGTCACCATCGTGGATGCGCAGAAGTGCAGGATGTATAGAAAGAATTTCGGAGAGTTTTTCAATAACCAGATCGAAAATGCAGGAACTATCGTATTAAGCCGTACCGATATTGCTCCTGCCGACAAGGTGGATCAGGCACTCCAGATCATTCGGGAGCTGAATCCAAAGGCGTCTGTGGTAACGACTCCCTGTGATGAATTGAGCGGAAAACAGCTTCTTGAGATTATAGAAAAACCGGATACCATGGCTGAGGATTTGATGAAAGAATTGAAAGAACACCGCCATCATCAGGATGAGGGCTGCGGCTGCGGAGGCCATCATCATGACCACAACCATGTGCATGGTGAGGAATGCGGCTGCGGAGGCCACCATCATGACCATGAGGAGTCAGAATGCGGCTGCGGAGGCCACCATCATGACCACGAGAAATCAGAATGCGGCTGCGGAGGCCACCATCATGACCACCACGAGCATGGTGAGGATTGCGGCTGCGGCCATGATCATGACCATCATGCAGATGAAGTATTCTGCAGCTGGGGCCTTGAGAATGTGGCGCCTATGAGCAAAGAAGAGTTGGACAAGATTCTTGATGAACTGGCTTACGGAGATAGTTTTGGAGATGTACTTCGTGCCAAGGGGATGATTCCAGGTGAGGAAAAAGGTACATGGCTTTATTTTGATCTGGTGCCGGAGCAATACGAGATCCGAAACGGAGCGCCGGAATATACCGGAAAGGTATGCGTGATCGGAGCGAATTTAAAGGAAGAGGAACTCAAGAAATCCTTTGAAAGATAA
- a CDS encoding FeoB-associated Cys-rich membrane protein has protein sequence MPAWLASNGSTVLVALVLLVLVCFSVRQFIKNKGKGGCGHCSGGCSHCSGSCGHCVFGNADDEQKD, from the coding sequence ATGCCTGCATGGTTAGCTTCTAATGGTTCGACGGTTTTAGTAGCCCTTGTCCTATTGGTACTGGTGTGTTTTTCAGTCAGACAATTCATAAAAAATAAGGGAAAAGGCGGCTGCGGACATTGCAGTGGAGGATGCAGCCACTGCAGCGGTAGCTGCGGTCATTGTGTTTTTGGAAATGCGGATGATGAACAGAAGGATTGA
- a CDS encoding TrkH family potassium uptake protein, with amino-acid sequence MNVEEKRLKRARRHVSQTQFIAYGFFCLILTGALLLMLPISSRDGQSEDFLSCLFTATSASCVTGLIVRDTWTQWSLFGQMVIITMIQIGGLGFVTVGVFISIVLRRKIGLKERGLLQESVNTLQIGGVVRLAKGIIKGTFLIEGTGAILLALRFVPKYGFWRGTFYGIFHSISAFCNAGFDLMGNLKPFNSLVSYYDDWLVNLVIMSLIIIGGIGFIVWEDIYKNKLHFKKYMLHTKMVLVSTTVLVFGGGLLFYLLERNNLLVGMNASGQILTSLFSSVTARTAGFNTTDTASLTDGSKLLTIILMFIGGSPGSTAGGIKTTTIFVLLMCVHSNIKQTYGVNIFGRRLEEGVIKRAGAILTINLFLALSASLAIMAIQPLGFSDILFETASAIGTVGMTTGITRDLYSVSKVIIIILMYSGRIGSLSFALAFAQSHRKAHVEQVAETINVG; translated from the coding sequence ATGAACGTGGAAGAAAAAAGATTAAAGCGTGCCAGGCGGCACGTGAGTCAGACCCAGTTTATTGCTTATGGTTTTTTCTGTCTGATCTTAACAGGAGCCCTGCTATTGATGCTTCCGATTTCCAGCAGGGATGGACAGTCTGAAGACTTTTTGAGCTGTCTGTTTACTGCGACCAGCGCCTCCTGTGTGACGGGACTGATCGTCAGGGATACCTGGACCCAGTGGTCTTTGTTTGGACAGATGGTGATAATTACAATGATACAGATCGGGGGCCTTGGGTTTGTTACGGTGGGCGTGTTTATCTCCATCGTGCTCAGGCGGAAGATAGGCTTAAAAGAGAGAGGGCTTTTGCAGGAAAGCGTTAATACGTTGCAGATCGGCGGAGTTGTAAGGCTGGCGAAAGGGATTATAAAAGGAACCTTTCTCATTGAAGGAACAGGAGCCATACTTCTGGCCCTCCGTTTTGTTCCTAAATACGGGTTCTGGAGAGGAACGTTTTATGGCATTTTCCACTCCATATCAGCCTTCTGCAATGCAGGATTTGATTTAATGGGAAATCTGAAGCCTTTTAATTCCTTAGTTTCCTATTACGATGACTGGCTGGTGAATCTGGTCATTATGTCTTTAATCATCATAGGCGGTATCGGTTTTATCGTGTGGGAAGATATCTATAAGAATAAGCTTCACTTTAAAAAATATATGCTGCATACCAAAATGGTTTTGGTGAGTACCACAGTTCTGGTTTTTGGAGGAGGACTCCTTTTCTATCTGCTGGAGCGGAACAATCTTTTGGTTGGGATGAATGCAAGCGGACAGATCTTAACCTCCCTGTTCAGTTCCGTAACTGCCAGAACAGCCGGTTTTAATACCACTGATACGGCATCATTGACCGATGGAAGTAAGCTCCTTACCATAATCCTCATGTTCATCGGAGGAAGCCCCGGGTCAACCGCGGGAGGTATTAAGACGACTACAATCTTTGTCCTTCTTATGTGCGTACATTCCAACATCAAACAGACCTACGGGGTCAATATATTCGGAAGGCGTCTGGAAGAGGGCGTCATCAAGCGCGCAGGCGCTATTTTGACCATCAACCTGTTTTTGGCTCTCTCTGCTTCCCTGGCGATTATGGCAATTCAGCCTTTGGGATTTTCGGACATACTGTTTGAAACGGCATCAGCCATCGGAACAGTGGGTATGACCACAGGTATCACAAGGGATCTTTATTCTGTATCAAAGGTGATCATTATTATCCTCATGTACAGCGGAAGGATCGGAAGCTTGTCCTTTGCCCTGGCATTTGCTCAAAGTCATCGCAAGGCTCATGTGGAACAAGTAGCAGAAACCATTAATGTGGGTTAA